In the genome of Rhizobium rhizogenes, one region contains:
- a CDS encoding DUF952 domain-containing protein — MQETPAVIYKIVPETLWNAARAKGVFEGAAIDLTDGFIHFSTAKQAAETAARHFSGQVDLLLIAVDGAALGDKLVYEPSRGGDLFPHLYAPLPLTAVLWETPLSLGHDGQHQFPEIL; from the coding sequence ATGCAGGAAACGCCCGCGGTCATCTATAAAATCGTGCCGGAGACGTTATGGAATGCGGCCAGGGCGAAGGGCGTGTTCGAGGGGGCGGCCATCGACCTGACCGATGGCTTCATTCATTTTTCGACGGCAAAACAGGCGGCCGAGACCGCCGCGCGGCATTTTTCCGGCCAGGTCGATTTGCTTCTGATCGCGGTCGACGGTGCGGCCCTCGGCGACAAGCTGGTTTATGAGCCCTCCAGAGGTGGCGATCTTTTCCCGCATCTCTATGCCCCGCTTCCCTTGACCGCCGTGCTTTGGGAAACGCCGCTTTCGCTCGGTCACGACGGCCAGCACCAGTTTCCGGAGATTTTGTGA
- a CDS encoding DUF6460 domain-containing protein — protein MAGEVNKMLGDTVARTVVKLLVVSLLVGFLMAIFGLTPWNIIYGARDFVVDLWRSGFHALGAIGDYLILGATIVIPVFIILRLLSYRR, from the coding sequence ATGGCCGGTGAGGTCAACAAAATGCTGGGTGATACGGTGGCCCGCACCGTGGTGAAGCTGCTCGTCGTTTCATTGCTCGTCGGCTTTCTGATGGCAATCTTCGGATTGACGCCGTGGAACATCATCTACGGCGCGCGCGATTTCGTGGTCGACCTGTGGCGCAGCGGTTTCCATGCGCTGGGCGCGATCGGCGACTATCTGATCCTCGGAGCCACGATCGTTATTCCCGTTTTCATCATCCTGCGCCTTCTGAGCTATCGCCGCTGA
- a CDS encoding quinone-dependent dihydroorotate dehydrogenase, which produces MSGLFSSIGRKGLFLVDPEKAHGLSIAALKSGFLPTCMVPHDPRLQQTVAGLVFPNPLGMAAGYDKNAEVPGPLLRLGFGFTEIGTVTPKAQSGNPKPRIFRLVEDEGVINRLGFNNEGHAAALERLKQAKLRGIVGVNIGANKDSEDRIADYVQGIEAFYAVASYFTVNISSPNTPGLRDLQARESLAALLSAVLERRKAEAERFGKRIPVFLKIAPDLTEEGLDDVAEEALAHDLDGLIVSNTTLSREGLRPGLHKSETGGLSGKPLFELSTAVLAKMRRRVGGDLPIIGVGGVSSAETALEKVRAGADLVQLYSCMVYEGPGLPSAIVKGLSKLVAREGVESIRDLRDSAMDRWADRKLG; this is translated from the coding sequence ATGAGCGGATTATTTTCCTCTATCGGCCGCAAGGGCCTGTTTCTGGTCGATCCGGAAAAGGCGCATGGGCTGTCCATTGCGGCGCTGAAAAGCGGCTTCCTGCCCACCTGCATGGTGCCGCATGATCCGCGCCTGCAGCAGACGGTTGCCGGCCTCGTTTTTCCCAATCCGCTCGGTATGGCGGCAGGTTATGACAAGAATGCCGAGGTGCCGGGACCGCTTCTCCGGCTCGGTTTCGGCTTTACCGAAATCGGCACGGTCACGCCGAAGGCGCAATCGGGCAATCCCAAGCCGCGTATTTTTCGTCTGGTCGAAGACGAGGGCGTCATCAATCGCCTCGGTTTCAACAATGAAGGCCATGCGGCTGCGCTGGAACGTCTGAAGCAGGCAAAGCTGCGCGGCATCGTCGGTGTCAACATCGGCGCCAACAAGGATAGCGAAGACCGCATCGCCGATTATGTGCAGGGCATCGAGGCGTTTTACGCGGTTGCATCCTATTTCACCGTCAATATTTCCTCGCCCAATACGCCCGGCCTGCGTGACCTGCAGGCGCGCGAAAGCCTGGCCGCTCTTCTCAGCGCCGTGCTGGAACGCCGCAAGGCGGAAGCGGAACGCTTCGGTAAACGCATCCCGGTTTTCCTCAAGATCGCGCCCGATCTGACTGAAGAGGGGCTGGACGATGTTGCGGAAGAGGCGCTCGCCCATGACCTCGATGGTCTGATTGTCTCGAACACCACGCTCTCCCGCGAAGGCCTGCGACCCGGCCTGCACAAAAGCGAGACCGGCGGCCTGTCCGGCAAGCCGTTGTTCGAGCTTTCCACGGCGGTTCTCGCCAAGATGCGCCGGCGCGTCGGCGGCGATCTGCCGATCATCGGTGTCGGTGGTGTTTCATCCGCGGAAACGGCCTTGGAAAAGGTGAGGGCAGGGGCCGATCTCGTGCAGCTTTATTCCTGCATGGTCTATGAAGGCCCCGGCCTGCCCTCGGCCATCGTCAAGGGCCTGTCGAAGCTGGTCGCTCGCGAGGGCGTGGAGTCGATCCGCGATCTGCGCGATAGCGCGATGGACCGCTGGGCTGACCGCAAGCTCGGCTGA
- a CDS encoding CAP domain-containing protein, giving the protein MTDTSLQTLTRRGFVLISAGSVLSACVSMPTNKGMPSGTRDETAAALPMVNDLRRSKGLSPLAINGAASGAAAYQAGRMVKAQKMAHLIGLTDSFLIRMKDGNVPLPAAENVAAGQDSVERVVKAWIGSKHHLENMLGPYNGLGVAVAYDAASRNRPYWAMVLCA; this is encoded by the coding sequence ATGACCGATACATCACTTCAGACGCTTACCCGGCGCGGCTTCGTGCTGATTTCCGCCGGCTCCGTTCTTTCCGCCTGCGTTTCCATGCCCACCAACAAGGGAATGCCATCAGGCACCCGCGATGAGACGGCGGCGGCGCTTCCAATGGTCAACGATCTGCGCCGCTCGAAGGGGCTTTCACCGCTCGCCATCAATGGTGCCGCCAGCGGTGCCGCCGCCTATCAGGCCGGCCGCATGGTCAAGGCACAGAAGATGGCGCATCTGATCGGCCTCACCGACAGTTTCCTTATCCGCATGAAGGATGGCAATGTGCCGCTTCCGGCCGCGGAAAACGTGGCCGCCGGGCAGGACAGCGTCGAGCGTGTCGTCAAAGCCTGGATCGGTTCGAAACACCATCTCGAAAACATGCTCGGACCCTATAATGGTCTTGGCGTCGCGGTGGCCTATGACGCCGCCAGCCGCAACCGGCCCTATTGGGCCATGGTGCTTTGCGCATGA